Sequence from the Macaca fascicularis isolate 582-1 chromosome 16, T2T-MFA8v1.1 genome:
acagaaaacccgTCTTTAACTGTCAGCTgcgttttgtgtttctttcctctttctgacGCTCTGCGTGCGTGGGGTGGGCCATCCTCACTGCACACCCGCCGCCTGGCGGGGGCCGCCCCGTCTCTCATGTGCGCCTGCCTTCCTCACAGGGCTGTCGTGACACCTCCCACATCCTGTGCCCCGCCCAGGGCCAGTGCCCAGGCACGGCAGGCGACAGCCATCATCCACAACTGCCTCTGCACAGGACAGACTCTAGTGCCAACAAGAACCCAAGGTCTGAAGAACAGCCTTTCCCAACCTCGGGGCCTGCCATGCCCCATCCCCACACCtgctgcagcccccaccccagggcaTGTCCCCGAGACCACTGAAGCCACAACGTACATGCACCAACCACAGCCACGGGAGTGGCCTGGGAGCCCGGGGCCCTCTGACCCGCTGAATGGTGAGGATAAATGGCTGGTACTGCCTTGGCCCCAAAGCTGTGAGGAGCTCTATTAGAATGGCGAGAGCGCCCTCACACAGCCGTTCCTTCAGGGGCATCTACCGCCTAAGTCATGTGTCACAACTGTCGATGGTGGCCCAGGGCACTGGCCCCTGAGGGACACCTAGAGCTGCATGCCCACTTGTCACAAAGTGGGGCAACACTGGTTTCGACGCCGGTTTTGGGGTGAGCCCAGTGGATGGACACGCTTAGGGTCTCCATAAGCAAGCAGCGGCACGACAGACACTCCCTCCCCAGAATTCCCCTctcaggggctgggctggggtccAGACATGGTGTGCCCAGTGACCACCTGGAGCCCCATGGAAGATCTCAGGCCAAGCCCCCACAAGTCCTCATTAGGCAGAGGCACACGGGACTGCCCCCCAGCCTGTGGGACGGCTCCCCCAGACCCACCTGCTGCCTGGACAGATCGACTGGCCGGGGCCccgcctctcctgcctcccagtcCCGCCCTCCCATGGCTTCCCTCTGTCTTGGGCTCTGAAGAGCAGCCCTAGAACAAGAACCCACAGCCTGAGGAGGACGTGTGAACAGGCACTGAGTCTGCTACGTGTGGGCACTGGGATGGAGGGGAAGACCCGAGGGGcacacagagaaacaaacaatGGCAACCGGGGCAGCAAGCACAGGGACAGACGCAGCTGAAGGCCCAGGGGCACACGGGAGGCACGGAGGACCCAGcggagggaggggcagggcacGTCAGGGGAGGCCGAGTCGGCCAGCTGGGGTGCGGGTGGGCAGCAGGTGGAGAGGCCAGGGATGGGCCAGGATCAGCAACGCGGGGCTTTGACGGGGACCAGGCCCAGGTGAGGGCTCTGGCTGAAGTCTTGCTTCTCAAGCCCGGAGGATTTGCCGCCCTCCCGCACTGTCCAGAGCCCCTGTACCTGCGGCTTCCTGGATGAAGGCAGAGTTGCGTTTGAGGAtgagcaggaaggaggaggagccGTGGCCACACAGATACAGCAGGATCTTCAGCACCTGGGGAGTGGGGCGGTCAGCAGCGCTGGGAGGGCCGGACACGGGACGCccagggcagggcccagggcaCCCAAAGGGCACAGAGCTGCTTGCCACCCTGGGCCGCTCATCTCCTCCTCTAGCCTCACCACCATGGGCCAGGCCTCGGGCCTGACCCTTGACCACCCAGGGGCTCACCTTGAGCTTCCCGTGGCCGGAGCTGCTGTGTAGGCGGCTCAGGAGGTACTCCAGCAGGCACTGGCTGCTGCCCGGAGACTCGTGGGAGATTTCTGTGGCACGCTCGGGTTAGGGAAGGGCGAGATGGTGAAGGCTGCGCCGGGCCGCAGGGAGACCGGGCCCTGGGACCTCCAGTCCACGCTCCCTGGAGGCGCCTCCTGCAGGCTCTGCCGTCAGGAGCGCAGGGCTTCTCAGGTCTCCTGTGCCATCAGTACTGCAGCCTTCAGACCCACCCACGGCTGCTTACAATGATAAAGGAGCTGCGGATCCCCCTAGGGACAGCAGAATCCCCGGGAACCCTTCGCACCACTCTGGGACCCTGCCATCTGTTCTTTCCCCCACACGGTACGTCGAGGAAGGATACTAGCAATCTCTTCAAACAGGTAGCCCGGACATGGGACATCATCATCCGATGTCCCCTTCAGAAGAATCGGGAGCTGAAAGGGAACAAGAGCCCCGCTGTGATGAGGTGCCATCTCCCACAGGGGTGGATCCACACCCCTCCAAAGGGGATGGAAACGGCCCACCGATCGCTGTTGACATGGCCGGAGAGAGGCCTGGGAAGGGGTGAGAACCGTGCTACTGGCCacagggaggctgcagcagggtCCTCTCTCAACAGTCAGGGATGAACAGCCTTGGAGAAGAGGCAAGTCAGTGGTGGTTCTCCACGGAGGAGCTGTGCCACTTGGGTTACGATGGGACAcagcccccagcctccctgcactTACCAGCACGTAAGGCTATTTAAAAGTACCTCTCCTGTACCTACCTACTGACTAGCAAAGCCAAACAAGGCCCAGGCAAGCGCTTTTCCACGCAGAGGACTATGAATAGTTCCACCTCCCAAGAGCCCGGATTGGCAGAGTGACAGCCGCTCAGCCTGACTGGCTCCATCGCTCCCCAAGAACCGACCGATGTCGTGTGTTTTATGTTCGCTAACAGCAGATGGACTTATTGGTTTCATGCTGACTTACTGGCACAAAGATGTAGAGTTTATAGGGATGAAAACTGGAACCACCCATTTTTGCATTATTCAGTTTCAGGACACAACAGAGTTCAAGAGTATTTAAGAGGACAAGCATGGGACCGACCACGTGAGGTGCTGAAGCCTTTCAGTTGGCAGCGCGGAGATCTAGTGACAACACACGCAAACGTGGACCTGAAGTGTTTCCCGAGGCTGTGGACACACATCACTGACACTATTTGCCCACCAAGCCCTAAGGGGAGCTAGACAGGTTTGCAGGTGACAGCTGACAACGGCAGAACGCAGCACACAACGACTCTGTCCAAACCTTGCACTGAGAGCTTTGACCAACCCTAGCGTGGCTTCTGGCAGCCCAAGGCCGCGCCCTGGGCCCACTCAGCCCCCTCTGAGGTTCAGCCTAGGAAAGCTGAGGGCTGACAAAAGAGGGCGGTTTGCTCAGGACGACACCTGGGAACTGGCCCGGCCTCTCCTTCTCAGAGCGTTTACTAAGAGGGGCTTACAACGGTGTGTCCTTCCCTGTCCCTTCGAAATGTCTGTGTTCTCTGCAACCCAGGGGTGCCTCTCCAGGACCGGAGTCCTCTGAAACGCCACCGTTAGGGAGGACGGCGGGCGGCCAGCCCACCTGGGCGCCGGCAGCACGGACACAGCGGCTCCACGTCCACTGGGTCCGCCGCTCCTTCCCTCCTGTCGGAGCCCACTGAATGCTGGCGGAGGCCTGTTCGTTCCCCCAGGGTCTGGCTGTACCCATCGCCCTTGCGCTCGGTGGGTCCGGCTTGGGAGGCCCCGGGACGGCGCGGCGGGCGGGCAGCTCAGGGGCGTCGGCGCGGGCGAAGGGGCCGGCAGCAGCTACCCGGCGCGGAGACGCAAGGTCAACGGCTCAAGCCCGGGGCGAGTCCGGGGAACGCGGCGCTCGAGAGAAGCCGTGGGGCCGGGGCCCGGGCGGACCGCCCTCACTCACCCGGTGTAGAAAGCTCAGGCGGTCCCGTAGCGGCGGCGCGGCAGCCATGATCCAAGTCCCCTCCCGGTCTGCCCCGCTTCCGCCAGGCCCGGGCTCTCCAATCACTGCGCGGGTCTGGCTCCGCCGGCCAATCCCTCGCGGCGGGGCGGGCCCTGAGGTTGGCTTCGTAAACAATTTGAGCCTAGGCCAATCCGAAGTCCCAGGGCACAGACAGACTAGGACAAGAGCCAATTGCAGGGGCTCTGGCCAATTAAGAAGCGCAGGAAAGGTTATGGGCGGAAGCGCCGACCTATCAAGCTGTTTGACACCGGAAGAGGCTGGACCTAAGATGACGGCGCCCAGGGGCTCTGGGAACAGCCACTCATGTCTGTGAACGGAGCTGTGTGGGGCCGCGTGCGAAGCCGCCTCCGCGCCTTCCCCGAGCGGCTGGCCGCCTGCGGGGCCGAGGTGAGGAGCCGCGGGCAGGCCAGTGCTGCTGGACAGGAGGAGCAGCGCGGGGAGGTGACTGGGAGGGAGGGCGGTGACGGGATCAAGGGACCCCATGACCCGCGCCCATCCCCTCCGCAGGCCGCGGCGTACGGCAGGTGCGTGCAGGCCTCCACGGCCCCAGGCGGCAGCCTAAGCAAGGACCTCTGCGCGCGGGAGTTCGAGGCCCTGCGGAGCTGCTTCGCCGCCGCGGTAGGTGGGCGCGGGCCCCTCCTAGCCCTTCCCCTCCAAGATCCAGGGGGCCCCAGCTTTCCTTTGCTTTCCCGTTGGTTCAAGGTTTGAGCGCCTGCCGCGTGCTTTAGACGCCGGCTGACCAAACCACCGAGCCACGGACGAGCCCGCGAAACCTCGGCCGTCCCGGGTTTGTCCCTGCGTGTTTGTAAACCGGGACTGGCACCAACCTCAGAAAGGATGGGAAATGTGTGCACTAAAGCGCCTGGTAAAACGCGTAAGCTTTCGTGTTAGCACTGCCGCCGAGGGGTGTCAGGCCAGGATCGACCCAACACAGGACTCCCAGAAAGTGCCCAGCGCCTTCCGGGTCTTCATCTCCCTTCACTTGCAGCCCGCCCCGTGCAGCTGCAGTGGATTCCTTCAGCGCCTGTCCTGCCGGGCACCCCCAGCCACCCTCACAACTGGCACCATAGGGCTTCAAGTCATTCTGAGGCTggttccctaagtgtcagcctcTCTGGGTACCACCTCAGTGTATCTGGGGTAGGCCGTGATGCCAGTGCTGACTCTTGTTTACTGGGAGCTATTAATCCGCAGATTTGGACCAGAGAAAGGGTAGTTGAACAAGAGCTCCATGGCCTTCATAGCTACCCGGCCCTAGCAGCCTTGGATCCAGGGGTGGGTAACTCATCAGAAGTTGCACTTtttgccgggtatggtggcgcatgcctgtaatcctaccactttgggaggctgaggcgggtgaattgcttcagcctagaagtttgagaccagcctgggcaacatacggagaccctgtctctacaaaaaaaaaaaaaaaaaaaaaattagccgggcctggtgatgtagtcccagctacttgggaggctgaggtggaagatcacttgaacctgggaggtgaaggttgtagtgagccgagattgcgccaccgtactccagcctgggcgacaaagcgagactgcatctcaaaaaaaaaaaaaaaaacagccgggcgcggtggctcaagcctgtaatcccagcactttgggaggctgagacgggcggatcacaaggtcaggagatcgagaccatcctggctaacacggtgaaaccccgtctctactaaaaaatacaaaaagctagccgggcgaggtggcgggcgcctgtagtcccagctactcgggaggctgagaaaggagaatggcgtaaacccgggaggcggagcttgcagtgagctgagatccggccactgcactccagcctgggcgacagagcgagactccgtctcaaaaaaaaaaaaaaaaaaaaaaaaaaaaaaaaaaaaaaaaaaaaaaaaaaaaaaaaaaaaaaaaaaaaaaacttgggggGCTCCTGCTTTCCCTTTATGAGAGCTTGGGTCCCAGTGTGGCATCTGGTGGGGGCTCAGAGGAGGGTGCAGCAGTGAGTTCCATGACAGTGTCATGAGGCCCTTGTCCCATGGACAAGTGACACAGAGAACTGGCCCATGGGGCCCAGGCTCCAACCAGTCGAGCCCCCACCACATGCCAGCACCACGTTCTCTGTAAGGTATTTGCGTAGAACACGACATTTAGTGTGGTAGCTTTCTTTTGAGCCATATCTAACTTGGAAGCAAGCCATTCAGACAAAACACTTTGTCTTGCAGGCCAAGAAGACGCTGGAGCGAGGCTGTTAGGAGGGACTCTGAGCTTCACACCTGACTGCTGCCGTGGGTGCGGTGCCCTCGTCCTCATGGCCCCTGGTGGCACACATTGAATGCCTAGGGCAGAAAGGAAGTGGGAATGGCGAAGATGTGACGTTCCTGGGTGTTAGATcctgtatttcttcttcttaACAAGTTGAGGCGTGGGTAGAGCAGGAATTGGTTTTCCAGTGTTGTGTCTGTAAATCTGAGTTCGAATAAGATACAATGGAAGCCACGGTAAAGACCCCGTTAAGTCCTGCAGCCTGGGGCTTACTGTGTGCAGACTGTGACATGTGGGTCTTGGCCTCTCCGAGGTGGAATGGGGCCCAAAGCCTTTCCCCCAAAACTGGAAGGGCTGGGACTTGGGGACACCCTGCCTCAAGGTCcccattttaaaacattctcggccgggcgcggtgactcaagcctgtaatcccagcactttgggaggccgagacgggcagatcacaaggtcaggagatcgagaccatcctggctaacatggtgaaaccccgtctctactaaaaaaaatacaaaaaattagccgggcgagatggtgggcgcctgtagtcccagctactcgggaggctgaggcaggagaatggcgtgaagccgggaggtggagcttgcagtgagccgagatcgcgccactgcactccagcctgggcgacagagtgagactccgtctcaaaaaaaaaaaaaaacattctcaCTAAGGTATTTAATGTGAATCTGGTGAAGCCTGCAGATCTCGCTGTGGGTATACAGCACACACCAAAGACAAGGACGTCAGCACCACAAGGGGACATTCCATGGGGCAGGGTCCTCGCAGGTGGCTTTCCTGGACATGGGGCAGGGCGGGGGCTCTTCACAAAAGGGCCTGAGTCTCCGAGAGGGGCCTGTGTAGAGCACCAGCAGCCACTGCCCCTCCTGTGTGGGGTTGGTCACCCCCCTCAGCAGCCCAGGTGCTTCACTGATGGCACCTGCCCTCTCGTTCCCCCTCCTTGTCACATCACTTGACCTAAAACTAAGGTGAGAAGGGTCACATCCTGATGCTGCCCGGGCACTTGTTGACCTTGAGACCTGGGAGTCCGTGGGGCCTGAGCGCCACCTGCAGGGCATGGCGGGGACTGCGTGGGCTGTGGAGGTCGCACTGTCATGGGGCTGCAGCCTGCACCTGCCCCCAGGCCCGTGCTAGCAGCTGACCCTGTGGGCCTCTGAGGTCTGTTCCTCCATGTTTCCTCCTACAGATGCTACCCCAGAATTAGCCTGGCTTCCCCTAAGGGTCAAATGCCCTGCGGTCTGATCTGGGTGGTGAGTCTGCAGGAGCCAGGCCAAAGCGCTGGATTTTGTCCCAAGGGCCAGGATAGTGTCACATCTTGGGAACCACAGAAATCCAGACCAGACTGCTAGGGTGAAGCCACCACAGCCCATCCGTGCACAGGCCAGAGACTCACGTCCTGTGCTGGCATGACCCACCTGACCCGCCTCCCCAGCGTGCACGGCCAGCTGCCCCCACCCTGCCTTCCTCCTCACGTGTGCCCAGCACTCATCCATGAGCGAGCCTCACTGCACAAACGTCCTTTTCTTAGCCCTGTCACGCCCTCTCCTCCGTTCTCTGGCAATTCATTGGCAGAGCTTCCTGCATCTTCTCCCTCCAGATCCAGCCTCCTGTCCCGCCCACAGACCTGTCTTCCCAGCACTCCCCCTTGCTGTCCTTCACCCCGTGTGTGAGGTGGTGACAGACCTGCCAGACTTTCTGTGGCCCAGCATGGCCCACACCTCCAAACTCAGCTCTCAGACCTCCTGGGGACACCGTCTTTTCTGCCACtccaaatttcctttttccttccaaaCCTTCCTGCACTTTTGCTCTGCCCTTCCTCCCTGAGTGACAGCTCAGGAAGCtgggggggagtgggggaggggcagggagcaggcaaagggaagggggaggggttCTGCTGTTTCCGCACCGCAGGGACAGTGCAGAGCTCTTAACTACTTCAGGTGCACTTGGGCCGTCCTGCTGCCCTAACAAAGctctgagactgggtgatttacaaaGAACAGCCTGATTTCTCCCAGCTCTGCAGGCTGCAAAgcccgagatccagccactggcACTGGTGTCTGGGGAGGGCCTTTGTGCCGCGTCCTCATGCTGGAGAAGGCGGAGGAGCAAGAGAGCAAATGACCTGCATGCTGCGTGCAGCCTCTTttatgaggctttttttttttttttttttttttgagacaagagtctcactctgttgcccaggctggagtgcagtggcacaatcttggctcactgcaagctctgcctcccaggttcacgcccttctcctgcctcagcaccccaagtagctgggactacaggcgcctgccaccacgcccagctcattttttgtatttttagtagagacagggtttcactgtgttagccaggatgggctcaatctcctgaccttgtgatccacctgcctcagcctcccaaagtgctaggattacaggcgtgagccaccgcgcccagtccttTTATAAGGCTCTTAATCGTAGGAGCGAGGAAGGAGCCCTCAGCCTAGTCACCTGTTGATACTATCACTTAGGCAACTCCTGGATTTTGGAGGGGACACGTTCAAGCCACAGCAAATGCCTTGGCTCTCAGGCGATGCCAGAAGTTCTTTGAGGGCTGAGCTCCACTCAATCTGTCCCTCGGCCAGTGTGCTGTGCAAGTCTGTTCCCGCACAGAAGTACCACTGGCAACGGGACGGCACTATCCCTGCGGCCCTGCTCTGGAACTGAGCCCCCAGAGGCAGGCTCCACGGCCCAGTGACCTGCACCAGGACTGACCAGACAGGAGCAGCCTGTGGTCCATCAGAAAGCGCAGCCTGGCCCCGGGGCCCCTCTGTGTCGTTCTGAGAAGCCCCACCCCAGGGTCTGCCAGGCTTTTGGGGAAGGaagtttctctttccttccctgagGGGCTGCCACTTGGGCTGCGGGTGGGCAGGAATAAGGAAGTGTGCGTGGGGGCGGGTGACCCTGCCTGTGGCTGGGGGTGTAGGGATTCCAGGGTGCAGCAGGATGGGCGGCAGCAGAGGCACGGCGGTCACGGATGCCTGTGTGTCGGCCGAGGGCGGCCCGCTCCAACAGCAGCCATCTCAGCAGAAAGCGGGAGGGTGGAATAacctccaaagaaaaagaaaactgggtCACGGCAAGATATTTGGGGAAATCCAGCCAGAATGAAAATCTCACTTTGAGCAATTTAACAAATGGAGTTCCAATCTGAGGGGAACGTCCAGAAGGCGTTTTACCACTGAGCAGTGGTTCATCTGGAACTGTTTTTAATTGAGACTGAAAGACAGAAATGGCCAGGACTGAACCCCCTTGGCGGGGTACCTCCCAACTGCTGAGCAGTGCCCCTGGTCCTGCAGCCTCCTCCCAGCCCACGGGACTCCGCAGGCGTCACCACTCAGCCTCCAGAAGCTTCCCTCTAGTTAATTTCCAGTcttcaggccgggcgctgtggcttaagcctgtaatcctagcgctttgggaggctgaggtgggtggatcacaaggtcaggagttcgagaccagcctggcctacatggtgaatcccggtctctactaaaaatacaaaaaaaaaaaaaaattagctggacgtggtggcacttgcctgtagtcccagatactagggaggctgaggcaagagaattgcttgaacccaggaagcagagtttgcagtgagctgagattgtgccactgcactccagcctgggcgacggagtgagactctgtctcaaaagaaaaaaaattccagtctTCAGGCTGCCCAGTGACATCCTTCAAGGTAAGAAACTACAATAAAAAGCCAAAGGATATCAAAAGGTGCAGGTGGAAGACACCGCCAGAGGCCGAGGCCGGGCCCTCCGTGCAGAGACCCTTCACCAACATGGGCCCCCCAGACCCCTTCGTGGCAGGGTCAGGGCACAAACTCCCCAGAGGACGAGCCGACACAGACTCAGGGAAGCAGTCCCCATCTACACGTGCTTGGACACAGCAGCACCTCCTCTCTCCCGCCAGGCAAGAGGGCTGTGGAGCTTGTCCTGGACACGGGGCAGCATGCATGTCGGCCTGGCCCTGGGGGCTGGACAACCTCCTGGCACCAGGCGGGTCTCTGCCTGCTCACAGGGTCTCTCTGGGGCTGTGCTGCGTCTCGTGTCCAGTCACTGCGATGCTCGATGTTCAGGTCATGGCACTGTTCCCTCGTGACCTCTGGCCTCTACTTTATACATGTGGAATCCTGAGCTGGCCTCAGACTTTCAGTCACTCCCCCAACTTCACTAATCAGGTATCAGTggtgttttttacttttaaaaaaaaaagccacaactGGATTTTGCAAAACACAGACCATGGAGGGCTGGGCCAACCAAGAGGAGTGTCCCTGGATGCCCCACTCGCGAGTCCGGCCCCTGCTCCCTGCGTTTCCCGGACACCAAACAGCACCCACTGAGGCTGGGCGAAGGCAAAAGTGTTTATTCAAAACTTCCTGCCACACTGTGGGAAACATCAGTAAACAGTTATAACTCCGAGTCGCTGCAAGTTTGGGGTTGGACGCTGGCTCTCACGGTAGCCTGTGCTGGGACCATCAGCAGCCATGTGCACCTCCACGCACGGCCGAGCTCAACCTGAAGACCACGCGTGCTGCCTGGCAGAAGCAGGAGGCCTGACCGCAGACACAGCGGCTCCCAGCCTGAGCCTGGGCGTGCACCGGCCGGCTCGCAGCGGAGGCCACGTCTCCTCACAGACTGGAGTGAGCTCAGAGTCTAGAGGTTAGAGGACCTCAGACTAAGAGCTGCAACAGAACGACAGCAAGAACATTCTGGAAACAATGCCACGGTGAATCTTTTATACTCTCACACTTGGTGAGGGCCTCAGACGTGAAACCCTGGAGATAGATGAGTGTGACCTCCAGAGTTCGGCTGGGATGCGGCTGAGAAAGACCTGCTGCTGGCCGGGGAAGACAGTGGCTGGCGTGGCCCTCATGGCCAGCAGGTGCTAGGACTCCTCCAGAGCCCCGGGCGCCTGTCTAAGCTGCCGGCTGTGGACCACCTGCAGAGCTCCCCCTGCAGCCTGGCGGAGCTGGGCGTCCAAGGCGCCACGGAGGTTGTTCACCTGGACATCAGGCAGGGAGTTAAGGCCAATGATGACCCCGTCCCTTGGGGCCAGCTCGCCCTCTGCATGAGGGCTAAGGTCCCGCCGTCGCCTCCGGAGGTCAGAGCCAGCCTGCAGTTTCAGGTCCCGGTTAGGCTTGGCATTGTCCGGCCTCTGGCCCCCCGGGACAGCTCGTTTGGGCCCCAGCTCTggctctggcctctgcctggGCTCCTGGACAGCAGCGTCCTCCCTGCCTCTCGGCTGCCCGTGAGACACAGGCACATGGTCCCCGCCGTGGGCCTCCTTTCTCATCTCCAGGTGACCGCCATGGTCCCGCCGGTGGCCCTGCTGTCCGTCCTGCTCGCCGTCAGAGATGACCCGCGGTTCCGGCTGGTGGACCACAGCCTGGGGCTGTGCAGCCGCTCCTCCCGCCCTGCCGGGCAGGTCCAGGTCCGCTGCAAGGCCCAAGTCTCGGCTCATCTGCTTGGGCTCCATGCGAGCGTCTCCCGTCTCTGCTCCTGGCTCTGCCACAAGCCAGTTGGCTTCCTTCAGAATGCCGGTGCCAGTGGCTGCCACCTCCTTCCCAGGTTTTTTCCTGTCTTGGGAACCACCGCCAGTAATGTCCTGACTTTGCCTGGGGAATTCCTCTGCAAGGTGCTCCTCTGGACCCCTGGCTTCCCTGGCGGGGTCTGGCACGGGCACCTGCTCTGGGCCCTTGGGGAGCCCCTTCACCGTGCCAGCTGCCCCAGGGGCGGCATCCTTCTGGCCATCTCTCGGCTTGGCCTGGGCTGCCCGAGGCTCTGTGTCAGGGCCGCCATCAGGAGGGCCAGCAGGGTCTCTGCCTGCAGGCCCCTCAGGGTGCTCCAGGGAACGCTGGTTAAGGTCCTGGGATGGAGCGGGGCGGCCCCCGGGAGCTTTGAGGACATGGTCCAAAGGCAGGGGAGGCAGATTCTCCACCGTCTCCCTGGCCTTGCCTTCGGGGGCCTCCTGGCCTCTGGGCACCGCCGCCCCGGGCTCTGGATGCACCTCCACTGCAAATGAAGTCGGCCATCAACTGAGCCACAGCACTGAACACAGGGTGCCAGTGGGGCCCAAAAGAACAAGCAACACTGGGCACTGGGAACCAAACCCACACTCACCCTCAGGACTTGAGGCCACCGAGGCTCAGACCCAGCCGCATGATGACGGCAGGAGACCCCCTGCCTGGCCCCACCCCACTGCATCCGCCGGCCCAGCCTACCCTGCCTGGGCTTGtcctcctcatcctcctgcctctgctggtgGATCTCCTTGTGCTGCTCCTCGATCACCGCCAGCAGCTTCTCCTGCTGGTCCAGCAAGCGCTTTTGCTGCACCTGCTGTTCTTTGATCACCTGAAGCAGGACGGCGTGGTCCAGCATCTCTGCCCTGCCAGCCTCTGGGTTTGGAAAGAACACAGTCAGAGGGTGCCGGGGCTGCTCATGCATCCTGCTGGGCCAAGACTGCGCCCACAGCAAGACAACACACAGGTCACCTGCAGGGAGTGCGCCCGAACACTGGCCACTGGTGACACTCGTCATGACCGTGACCATGAAGCCCGGACAGCGCAGTGAGACATGCAGGTCCGAGGGCCCGGGAGAGGCTGTGCCCTGACTGCCCCTGGAAGCCCACCCGGGACGGCCTCTCCCGCCAGCCAGCCACTCTGCTGCATCGTTCTCCCACTGGCTGTGCCGCAGCTGCACCCGGCAGGACCCCAGCAAGCCTGCTTGTTGTCCATGAAAATGAGTGTCCAGAGCAACACGGAGTCAAAAGGAATGTGCCAGAATGTCAGAGATGGTTATCTGGGCTgggtgggtttttctttttttttccactttacaCATTCAGTTGTTCTAGGACAAGTATGTAAGAAAATAAGcctgggcacggaggctcatgcctgtaatcccagcaatttgggaggccgaggcaggcagatcgcctgagcccaggaggtagagaccagcctgggaaacagcaagatccccacctccacacacacacacacaaaacataaaaataaaaattatcagggtgtggtgacaggcgtctgtactcccagctactcgggaggcagaggcccgaggatcacttgagcccaggaggttgaggctgcagtgagctgtgatcacaccactgcactccagcctgggcaacaaagcg
This genomic interval carries:
- the SLC38A10 gene encoding solute carrier family 38 member 10 isoform X16 — translated: MTAAAASNWGLITNIVNSIVGVSVLTMPFCFKQCGIVLGALLLVFCSWMTHQSCMFLVKSASLSKRRTYAGLAQDPVVAMAEDGREKPKLPKEREELEQAQIKGPVDVPGREDGKEAQEEAQLDRPGQGIAMPVGEAHRHEPPVPHDKVVVDEGQDREVPEENKPPSRHVGGKAPGVQGQMAPPLPDSEREKREPEQGEVGKRPGQAQALEEAGDLPEDPQKVPEADGQPAVQPAKEDLGPGDRDLHPRPQAVLSEQQNALAVGEGEKADGVPPPGNAAGDTGQPAEDSDHGGKPPFPAEKPAPGAGLPPEPREQRDVERAGGDQAASQLEEAGRAEMLDHAVLLQVIKEQQVQQKRLLDQQEKLLAVIEEQHKEIHQQRQEDEEDKPRQVEVHPEPGAAVPRGQEAPEGKARETVENLPPLPLDHVLKAPGGRPAPSQDLNQRSLEHPEGPAGRDPAGPPDGGPDTEPRAAQAKPRDGQKDAAPGAAGTVKGLPKGPEQVPVPDPAREARGPEEHLAEEFPRQSQDITGGGSQDRKKPGKEVAATGTGILKEANWLVAEPGAETGDARMEPKQMSRDLGLAADLDLPGRAGGAAAQPQAVVHQPEPRVISDGEQDGQQGHRRDHGGHLEMRKEAHGGDHVPVSHGQPRGREDAAVQEPRQRPEPELGPKRAVPGGQRPDNAKPNRDLKLQAGSDLRRRRRDLSPHAEGELAPRDGVIIGLNSLPDVQVNNLRGALDAQLRQAAGGALQVVHSRQLRQAPGALEES
- the SLC38A10 gene encoding solute carrier family 38 member 10 isoform X14, encoding MTAAAASNWGLITNIVNSIVGVSVLTMPFCFKQCGIVLGALLLVFCSWMTHQSCMFLVKSASLSKRRTYAGLAQDPVVAMAEDGREKPKLPKEREELEQAQIKGPVDVPGREDGKEAQEEAQLDRPGQGIAMPVGEAHRHEPPVPHDKVVVDEGQDREVPEENKPPSRHVGGKAPGVQGQMAPPLPDSEREKREPEQGEVGKRPGQAQALEEAGDLPEDPQKVPEADGQPAVQPAKEDLGPGDRDLHPRPQAVLSEQQNALAVGEGEKADGVPPPGNAAGDTGQPAEDSDHGGKPPFPAEKPAPGAGLPPEPREQRDVERAGGDQAASQLEAEIKKIVAEAGRAEMLDHAVLLQVIKEQQVQQKRLLDQQEKLLAVIEEQHKEIHQQRQEDEEDKPRQVEVHPEPGAAVPRGQEAPEGKARETVENLPPLPLDHVLKAPGGRPAPSQDLNQRSLEHPEGPAGRDPAGPPDGGPDTEPRAAQAKPRDGQKDAAPGAAGTVKGLPKGPEQVPVPDPAREARGPEEHLAEEFPRQSQDITGGGSQDRKKPGKEVAATGTGILKEANWLVAEPGAETGDARMEPKQMSRDLGLAADLDLPGRAGGAAAQPQAVVHQPEPRVISDGEQDGQQGHRRDHGGHLEMRKEAHGGDHVPVSHGQPRGREDAAVQEPRQRPEPELGPKRAVPGGQRPDNAKPNRDLKLQAGSDLRRRRRDLSPHAEGELAPRDGVIIGLNSLPDVQVNNLRGALDAQLRQAAGGALQVVHSRQLRQAPGALEES
- the SLC38A10 gene encoding solute carrier family 38 member 10 isoform X20, producing the protein MAEDGREKPKLPKEREELEQAQIKGPVDVPGREDGKEAQEEAQLDRPGQGIAMPVGEAHRHEPPVPHDKVVVDEGQDREVPEENKPPSRHVGGKAPGVQGQMAPPLPDSEREKREPEQGEVGKRPGQAQALEEAGDLPEDPQKVPEADGQPAVQPAKEDLGPGDRDLHPRPQAVLSEQQNALAVGEGEKADGVPPPGNAAGDTGQPAEDSDHGGKPPFPAEKPAPGAGLPPEPREQRDVERAGGDQAASQLEEAGRAEMLDHAVLLQVIKEQQVQQKRLLDQQEKLLAVIEEQHKEIHQQRQEDEEDKPRQVEVHPEPGAAVPRGQEAPEGKARETVENLPPLPLDHVLKAPGGRPAPSQDLNQRSLEHPEGPAGRDPAGPPDGGPDTEPRAAQAKPRDGQKDAAPGAAGTVKGLPKGPEQVPVPDPAREARGPEEHLAEEFPRQSQDITGGGSQDRKKPGKEVAATGTGILKEANWLVAEPGAETGDARMEPKQMSRDLGLAADLDLPGRAGGAAAQPQAVVHQPEPRVISDGEQDGQQGHRRDHGGHLEMRKEAHGGDHVPVSHGQPRGREDAAVQEPRQRPEPELGPKRAVPGGQRPDNAKPNRDLKLQAGSDLRRRRRDLSPHAEGELAPRDGVIIGLNSLPDVQVNNLRGALDAQLRQAAGGALQVVHSRQLRQAPGALEES